GTGGCAGGACAACAAAAACTCATGCCTGAATTTTTAGCGATGGTTTCTCCTACTGTGAATAGCTTTTCTCGACTCATTCCAGGATTTTGGGCACCAACTGACGCGACATGGGGGGTAGAGAATCGTACCACGGCATTACGCGTTATCCCGGGAAGTGATAAGTCACAGCGCGTTGAGTATCGGTTAGGTTCTGCTGATTCGAATCCTTATTTGGCTTTGGCAGCGGCTTTGGGCTCAGGTTTGTATGGAATTGAGCATGAACTGGAACCCTATCCAGAAATTAAAGGTAATTCTTATTCGCAACAGCATCAATCGGAGCTCGCTTTGCCACGGACCCTGTGGGAAGCTGCTACTCGTCTAAGGGAATCACAAGCTGCACGTACGTTATTTGGCGAACCATTTGTTGAGCATTTTGCTGCCTCACGCGAATGGGAAGAACGAGAGTTTCGTCGTCATATTACCGATTGGGAATTGGATCGCTATTTTGAAATTATTTAACTCGGATTTTCCAGATCATGAATGATACATTGAAAACCTATTCACCTATAGATAATTCACTCTATGTAGAGCGAACTTTTGCGGATGACGATGCAATCCAATTGGCATTAGACCGAGCATCAAGTGCCAAAAAACAATGGGCTAATACCTCGTTGGCTGAGCGTGAGCATTATTGTCAGGCTGCAGTAGATGCTCTAGTTGCCAATAAGGAAGAGATTGCCTGGGAAATCTGTTGGCAAATGGGAAGACCAATTCGTTATGCTCCAGGAGAGATTAATGGTTTTGAGGAGCGTGCTCGATATATGATTGCTGCCGCAAGTGCTGCATTGTCACCCATCAGATTGCCTGAAAAAACTGGCTTTATTCGCTATATCAAACGAGAACCTCTAGGGCTCACATTGGTCATTGCCCCATGGAATTATCCTTATCTTACGGCCGTGAATGCGATTATCCCAGCCATTATGGCGGGAAATGTTGTCTTACTTAAGCACTCAGCGCAAACACCGCTTGTTGCTGAACGATTTGCCCAGGCATTTAGCGAAGCAAAGCTTCCAGAAGGGGTTTTCCAATACTTGCATCTAACTCATGCAGACACGGAAAAGGTATTACGTCACCCAGCGATCAATCATGTTGCTTTTACAGGTTCTGTTGCAGGTGGTGAAATGGTGGAGCGAGTCACTGCCGGACGTTTTTTAAGTATTGGCTTGGAACTCGGAGGAAAAGATCCGGGGTATGTTCGTTTTGATGCAGATATCGATAAAGCGGTAGAAACGCTGATGGATGGAGCGTTCTTTAATTCAGGCCAATCGTGTTGCGGAATTGAACGTATTTATGTCCACAAAGCGGTTTATGAGCAATTTGTAAATAAGGCGGTAGCATGGGTGAGGCAATATAAACTCGGACGTCCTGACGATCCGGATACTACCTTAGGACCACTCGTAAGGCCTTCTGCTGCGGAATTTGTCCGTGCCCAGATTCGCGAGGCCTTGGCACAAGGTGCTGTGGCCCATATAGATAGCCAAAACTTTGTTATGGATCGGCCTGGATCGGCCTATATGGCGCCCCAAATTTTAACGGAAGTAACCCATAAAATGCGGATCATGACGGAAGAAACATTCGGACCGGTAGTGGGCATCATGTCCGTTGACAGCGATGACGAAGCGATTGCGTTAATGAATGACAGTGCTTACGGTTTAACGGCAGCTGTTTTCACTCAAGATATAGATCAGGGAATCGCCATTGGAGAACAACTGCACACCGGAACATTTTTCATTAATCGTTGTGATTATTTGGATCCTGCTTTGGCCTGGACTGGAGTCAAAAACTCAGGGCGTGGATGTACACTTTCCTCTATAGGATATGAGTCATTGACCAGGCCTAAATCTTTTCATTTAAAAACAAACGATTAGGGTTTTTATGCAATTCGCAGCATTTTGACCAAGAACTCGAATTGCAAACAAACCCCAGAAAGGGATCTACAAATGAATACATTATCAATGAAAGCTAATTGGAATTATCCCACTTCGATAAGGGTAGGGGCGGGGCGTGCACGTGAACTTACTGAAGCGTGCCATACCCTGGGTATCAAATCCCCTCTGTTAGTCACAGACAGCAACCTTGCAAAATTACCCATGATTGAAGCAGCATTAGCAGCTTGTCGAGATGCGGGTTTACATGGTGCTTTGTTTACCGATGTAAAAGCGAACCCCACCGGTGAAAATGTTGCTGCTGGTGTCGATGCTTATCGAAGTGGTCAACATGATGGGGTTATTGCTTTTGGGGGCGGATCAGCTTTAGATGCTGCGAAAGCCATTGCATTAATGGTTGGCCAAACTCGTCCCCTTTGGGATTTTGAAGACATAGGAGATAATTGGCGACGTGTGAATGTTGCCGGTATAGCGCCTGTTATTGCCTTGCCAAGCACAGCCGGTACTGGTTCGGAAGTTGGGCGTGCTTCGGTGATAACCGATACACAACACCATCGAAAAAAGATTATTTTTCATCCTAAGATGTTACCTTCCATCGTTATTTTAGATCCAGAATTAACGGTTGCTTTACCACCGAGGATTACGGCAGCAACAGGTATGGATGCATTATCTCATTGCCTGGAGGCTTATTCTGCCCCCAATTATCATCCAATGGCTGAAGGGATTGCTCTTGAAGGAATCCGTTTAATCAAAGAACATTTGCCTCGAGTAATGCAAAATGGAAATGATTTGAATTCCAGGACACAAATGCTTGTTGCATCAATGATGGGAGCAACAGCGTTCCAGCGTGGGTTAGGTGCAATGCATGCGCTCGCTCATCCTTTGGGCGCTATATATGATGCACATCACGGTCGATTAAATGCTATTTTGATGCCTTATGTAGTGCAAGCCAATCGCTCAGAGATAGAACAAAAAATAGCTCGTCTAGCGTTTTACTTAGAGATTGATAATGGATTTGATGGGTTTCTAGAATGGATACTACAATTGCGCCGTGAACTAGGCATCGAACACAGCCTGGTTGAAATTGGCATCGATGCACGCGATGTGGCCCGTATTGCGACCATGGCGACTGAAGATCCTTCAGCGCAAAGTAATCCAATTCTTTTTGATGCGTTGCAATACAAAAACATTCTTACTGCCGCGATTCATGGAGATCCTCATCCTTTATAGATGAAGCGATCATATTGGCAGAGGGGCCATGAGGAATATCATGAATATTGGAATCTTACAATGCGATGAAGTCGAAAAAGGGTTGATAGCCATTCATGGCACGTACCCAGAGATGTATATTAAATTTCTGCGGCAAGCAGAACCAAATTTAACCTTTAAAGTTTATGATGTTCGTCAAGATGAACTACCTATCGATGTCGACAGCGCAGATGCCTATGTGATTACCGGTAGTCGTCATGGTGTCAACGATGGTTTTCTCTGGATTGCTGCGCTTGAAGGATTTGTTCGACGTCTTCATGAGTCCAGAAAAAAAGTCATAGGGATTTGTTTTGGCCATCAGCTTATCGCGAAAGCATTAGGGGGTACAGTCATTAAGTCGCCTAAGGGCTGGGGGGTAGGAATGTCCGTAAATAAAATGACACAACATAAATCGTGGATGTCCCCATCCCTTAATCAACTAAACCTGCTCGTTAGCCATCAGGATCAAGTTGTAGCTCTTCCTTCGGAAGCAGAGGTTCTGGCCACGAGTGATTTTTGTCCCTTTTATATGCTGCAAATTGGTGACAACCTGTTAACCGTCCAAGGTCATCCCGAGTTCACTAAAAGCTATTCCCAAGCCTTGATTGAACTGCGTAAAAACAGACTTGGTATGGAGTTAGTTGAGCGTGGATTACAATCATTACAGCAACCCTGTAATGATTACGTATTTGCCGAGTGGATTGTTAATTTTTTGAACTTTTAAAATACATGCCGTAACTGTTTTTGACTTTTTTATTGAAATATCAATAGGTCATGGTTGAATTTAAATTTATTTGCTAGAATCTAAAGGGATTTAAAAAAAATATTAAATTTATAGGGAGAATGAAATGAATCGTTTCGCGTTAATTGCAGCAACTGGTGTTTTAGCACTCGCTTTAACTGCATGTGGTGAGCAAAATAACAAGCAACCTACTGCAGGAACTGAAAATACTACTACAACAAACAACTCAACCAGCTTCTAATCAACCTGCTGGCGGAACTCAAAATCAAACACAACACTAAGTCTTTAACCTGGGTGAAGGCGTAAGCCATAACCCAGGTTCCTTTAGGTATGCTCATGAGTTCCTTTAGTAATCTCATCAAAGAAATTGCCGCCATTTTAAAGAAAAAGAACTGGCAATTAGTTACTGCTGAGTCATGTACTGGTGGACTTGTTGCAAGTTATCTTACAGAAATTCCCGGAAGTTCCGTCTGGTTTGAACGCGGATTTGTTACCTACAGTAATTTAGCTAAAGAGGAGTTGTTGTCTGTTCCTAAGCAATTAATCGAGGAATATGGCGCAGTTAGTGAGCCTGTTGCCCAAGCTATGGCGACTGGTGCCCTACTACACAGCGCGGGACATGTTGCCGTATCAGTTACGGGCATTGCAGGCCCAGATGGAGGTAGTCTTGAGAAGCCTGTTGGAACCGTGTGCTTTGGTTGGGCCGCTAAAGACATGAATCCTAAAGTAGTAAAAAAACAACTTACCGGAAATCGACAAGAGATACGCCTTGCCGCATGCCAAGTAGCGTTATCAGGGATTCTTTCTTATATCAAAGATTGATGAATAGAAAGTTGATATTTCAAAAAGTCATTTTGCTCTCTATTTCATTTCTGTGATTACCGCCTGCGGTTAAATCCTCAACCTCCTGAGGTGTTCTTCGTTTTAAATTCGTGTTCCATACGATCTGTGATACTAATTTTTGATTCCTCTACTGTAGGAAAAAAAATATGCTTTGCAGCAATAGAAATATTAACCGCAGCACGGGCTGCATATAACGAAGTAGCCACTGCATCAGAAATTAGTGACGTTTTTTCATTTTTAGTTTGCATAATAATTTACCTCTAAACTATGGATAAATATTGTACCATATGATGATTATGTGTTCAATTAATATAGGTCTGATTAGTAAGAAATGCTCAATTGCTAAACGAGAATAGCTCAAGACGGATAATGTTTGCTGGGACGATCAAAAACATGATTTTCCACTTAACCTTACTTGACTCAGGCTTGAGTGAAAAAACTCTTTTAAACCTGTGAATCAATTTGCTGCTTATTCCTATCTGTGTGATAATTTTACCCTTGCATAACTACCTGGAAAATATTATGGAAGAAAACAAACAAAAAGCATTATCAGCAGCCCTCTCGCAAATTGAACGTCAATTTGGTAAAGGCTCAGTGATGCGTATGGGCGACAGCACCGTATCTCGAGATATAGAAGCCATTTCAACAGGATCTTTAGGATTAGACATTGCATTGGGGATTGGCGGATTACCCAAAGGACGTATTGTTGAAATTTATGGACCAGAGTCCTCTGGTAAAACAACACTCACATTACAAGTTATTGCCGAGTGCCAAAAAATGGGTGGCACTGCCGCATTTATTGATGCAGAACATGCTTTAGATCCAAGCTACGCGCAAAAACTGGGTGTTAATGTGGATGAGTTACTGGTTTCTCAGCCAGATACTGGGGAACAAGCACTGGAAATTACCGACATGTTGGTACGCTCAGCGGCAGTGGATGTCATTATTGTCGACTCTGTTGCTGCGTTGACTCCCAAAGCGGAAATTGAAGGGGAAATGGGTGATTCTCATGTTGGTTTACAAGCTCGACTCATGTCACAGGCTTTACGTAAGTTGACTGCAAATATTAAACGATCCAATACCCTAGTCATTTTTATTAACCAGATTCGTATGAAAATTGGTGTCATGTTTGGCAGCCCTGAAACAACTACGGGTGGTAATGCACTGAAATTCTATGCTTCTGTTCGCTTAGATATTCGCCGTATCGGGTCAATTAAGAAAGGTGAAGAAATCTTAGGTAGTGAAACACGAGTTAAAGTAGTGAAGAATAAAGTGGCACCACCATTCAAGATGACGGAATTTGATATTCTCTATAATGAAGGTATTTCCCGTGAAAGTGAAATTATCAATTTGGGTGTTCAACTCAATCTAATTGAAAAGTCTGGAGCTTGGTACAGCTATAAAGGAGAGAAGATTGGCCAAGGCAAAGATAATGTGCGCTTATACTTGAAGGATAATCCCCAAGTTGCAGCGACTC
This sequence is a window from Legionella cherrii. Protein-coding genes within it:
- a CDS encoding aldehyde dehydrogenase family protein codes for the protein MNDTLKTYSPIDNSLYVERTFADDDAIQLALDRASSAKKQWANTSLAEREHYCQAAVDALVANKEEIAWEICWQMGRPIRYAPGEINGFEERARYMIAAASAALSPIRLPEKTGFIRYIKREPLGLTLVIAPWNYPYLTAVNAIIPAIMAGNVVLLKHSAQTPLVAERFAQAFSEAKLPEGVFQYLHLTHADTEKVLRHPAINHVAFTGSVAGGEMVERVTAGRFLSIGLELGGKDPGYVRFDADIDKAVETLMDGAFFNSGQSCCGIERIYVHKAVYEQFVNKAVAWVRQYKLGRPDDPDTTLGPLVRPSAAEFVRAQIREALAQGAVAHIDSQNFVMDRPGSAYMAPQILTEVTHKMRIMTEETFGPVVGIMSVDSDDEAIALMNDSAYGLTAAVFTQDIDQGIAIGEQLHTGTFFINRCDYLDPALAWTGVKNSGRGCTLSSIGYESLTRPKSFHLKTND
- a CDS encoding iron-containing alcohol dehydrogenase, whose amino-acid sequence is MNTLSMKANWNYPTSIRVGAGRARELTEACHTLGIKSPLLVTDSNLAKLPMIEAALAACRDAGLHGALFTDVKANPTGENVAAGVDAYRSGQHDGVIAFGGGSALDAAKAIALMVGQTRPLWDFEDIGDNWRRVNVAGIAPVIALPSTAGTGSEVGRASVITDTQHHRKKIIFHPKMLPSIVILDPELTVALPPRITAATGMDALSHCLEAYSAPNYHPMAEGIALEGIRLIKEHLPRVMQNGNDLNSRTQMLVASMMGATAFQRGLGAMHALAHPLGAIYDAHHGRLNAILMPYVVQANRSEIEQKIARLAFYLEIDNGFDGFLEWILQLRRELGIEHSLVEIGIDARDVARIATMATEDPSAQSNPILFDALQYKNILTAAIHGDPHPL
- a CDS encoding glutamine amidotransferase-related protein; this translates as MNIGILQCDEVEKGLIAIHGTYPEMYIKFLRQAEPNLTFKVYDVRQDELPIDVDSADAYVITGSRHGVNDGFLWIAALEGFVRRLHESRKKVIGICFGHQLIAKALGGTVIKSPKGWGVGMSVNKMTQHKSWMSPSLNQLNLLVSHQDQVVALPSEAEVLATSDFCPFYMLQIGDNLLTVQGHPEFTKSYSQALIELRKNRLGMELVERGLQSLQQPCNDYVFAEWIVNFLNF
- a CDS encoding CinA family protein, with translation MSSFSNLIKEIAAILKKKNWQLVTAESCTGGLVASYLTEIPGSSVWFERGFVTYSNLAKEELLSVPKQLIEEYGAVSEPVAQAMATGALLHSAGHVAVSVTGIAGPDGGSLEKPVGTVCFGWAAKDMNPKVVKKQLTGNRQEIRLAACQVALSGILSYIKD
- the recA gene encoding recombinase RecA, which codes for MEENKQKALSAALSQIERQFGKGSVMRMGDSTVSRDIEAISTGSLGLDIALGIGGLPKGRIVEIYGPESSGKTTLTLQVIAECQKMGGTAAFIDAEHALDPSYAQKLGVNVDELLVSQPDTGEQALEITDMLVRSAAVDVIIVDSVAALTPKAEIEGEMGDSHVGLQARLMSQALRKLTANIKRSNTLVIFINQIRMKIGVMFGSPETTTGGNALKFYASVRLDIRRIGSIKKGEEILGSETRVKVVKNKVAPPFKMTEFDILYNEGISRESEIINLGVQLNLIEKSGAWYSYKGEKIGQGKDNVRLYLKDNPQVAATLEQQIRTELLEKKLPMLASASAEEFEAVDD